Genomic window (Hyalangium minutum):
GCTCTGGCTGCGCTCCCGCCTGCCCACCCGCAGCTACGCGCCGTGAGCCGAGGCGTGTAACCCGCCCGCCCCAGCGGCCGTACCAGCGGGCATGAACGCCGTCCTCTTCGCCCTGCCCCTGATCCTCAGCGCCGCTCCGGCGCGCACACCCGTGCTGGTGGAGCTGTTCACCTCCGAGGGCTGCTCGAGCTGCCCGTCCGCCGACAATGCGCTGGCGCGGCTGGCGCAGAAGCAGCCCGTGGAGGGCGTGGAGCTCATCGCCCTGGGCTTCCACGTGGACTACTGGGACTACCTCGGGTGGAAGGATCCGTACTCCTCGGGCGAGTACAGCGAGCGGCAGCGGCGCTACGTGCTCGATGGGGACGACAACCGCATGTACACGCCGCAGATGGTGGTGGATGGGCAGCGCGCGTTCGTTGGCGGAGAGGATGAGGCCCGCACTCAGGCGGCTGCGGCCGCGCAGCGCCCAAAGGTGCCCCTGCGCCTTACCGCCCGCGTGGAGGGAGAAACCGTGGTGGTGCGCGTCCGGACGGAGGCCGCGCCCGCGCCCGGACTGGAGCTGTGGGCGGCGCTCGCCGAGGAGGGGCTCTCCTCGGACGTGAAGCGGGGGGAGAACGCGGGGAAGAAGCTCTCGCACGCGGCGGTGGTGCGGACGCTGGCGACGCTGCCACCCGCGAAGGCCTCGGAGGGCAGCTTCGTCTCGGAGGCCCGGCTGAAGCTGGCGGCGGGCTGGAAGCGGGACAAGCTGCGCGTGGTGGCGGTGCTGCAGGCCCCCGGCGGGCCGGTGAGCGGCGTGGCCTCGGTGGAGCCTGCAGCGAAGTAGCGGCGGAGGACTACAGCTCTCCGAGGGCCTGCTGAGGGAACGCTCGCGCGTCCACCTTCGGGTAGTACGCCTTCACCTTCCCGTCCGGCCCGATGATGACGCCCACCCGGCGTGCATTGGCAGCCTGGAGCTCATCACACGCGCCGTAGGCGAAGCCCACCTTGCGGTCGGTGTCGCACAGCAGCGGGAAGTTGAACACGAACTTCTCGGAGAAGGCCTTGTTCTCCTCGGCGGTATCGAAGCTGATGCCCAGAATCACCGCGTTCTTCTTGCTGTACTGGTCCCTCTGGTCGCGGAATCCGCAACCTTCGGCCGTGCACCCCGGGGTGTCCGCCTTCGGGTAGAACCAGAGCACCACCGACTTTCCCCGGTACTCGGACAGCGTATGTGTCCGGCCGGTGTGGTCCTTGACGGTGAAGTCAGGGGCCACGTCTCCTGGCTTGAGCATGGAGCCTCCTTGCGGCTCCGGTCCTAGCACGCCGGGGTGCCCGGCGTCCTCATTACGCCACCTGCTCCTGCGCCCCCAGGGACGTCCTCCGAGCTGCGGTGAAGCCCAGCACCGCCTCTACCTGCAATGCACGGTGTGAGTACGTGTGCTCGGCCAGGACGCGCCGCCGGGCCGCCTCGCCGATGCACCGGGCCTGCTCCGCGTTCAGCTCGCTGAGCAGCTCCGCCACCCCGGCGCCATGGTGCGCCACCAGCACCTCGTACCCGGGCTCGAGGAACATCTCGATGCCCTCCCACGCGTCGGTGATGAGGCAGGCCGCCGCGCCCGCCGCCTCGAAGACGCGCATGGCGGGAGAGAAGCCAAAGCGGGTCATGCTCTCGCGGCTGATGTTCAGCACCGCGCGGGGCGTGCAGTTCAGCGCGTTGTGGTCCGGCGTGTAGACGTGCCCCAGGTACCTCACATTGGACGGCAGCGGACGATCGCCCCACCCGCTCCCACCCAGGAGGAAGCGCTGCTGGGGCAGCAGCTTCGCGGCCGTCAGGAAGAAGTCCTCCACGCGGGCCTCGCGATCCGGCAGCCGGTTGCCCAGGAAGGCCAGGTCCCCCACGAAGCGCGGGTGCCGCGCCACCGGGTGGTGAGTGGAGGGGTCCAGCGCGTTGTAGATGGGCACGCACTGGCGCGCGCCCAGCGCCCGGTAGGCCTGCACCACCGGCTCGCCCCCGCCGTAGGTGAGGATGTGGTCATAGTGGGGGATGAGGGCGCGGAACGGATCCCCCGGGTTCTTCCTCATGCGCTCCAGCGTGGTGGACGCGTCCACGTCCCAGAACACCACCTGCGTGTCCGGTCCCCGCAGGTCCAGCACGCGGGCCTCCAGCAGCGCGTCGAAGACTCCCACGCCGCTGGCCTTCACCACCACGTCCGAGCCCCGGGCGCTCTCCAGGCAGCGCTCGACGGCCTCGGTGCCCTCGGCCGGGTACACCACCACGCGCGCCCAGGGTGGATCCGCGATGTCCCGGTGCTTCTGGCGCTCGTAGGCATCCGGCTCGTAGAAGGTGACTTGGTGGCCGCGGGAGTGGAGCGCGCGGATGATGCCCCGGTAGTAGGTGGCCGCGGCGTTCCAGTAGGCGGAGACGAGGCTCGAGCCAAAGAAAGCAATGCGAAGACCCTTGCTCATGCGGTGACCCTTTCCTGTGCCAGCGGTTGCGCCGCCCGGGTGTCCAGCCCCAGCTCGCGGCAGATGATCAGCAGCTCATCTACACGGTGTGTGCAGGTGTGGCGCGCCAGCACCCTGCGCCGCCCCTGCGTGGCAAGCTCGCGGCGCAGCGGCTCATCCGCCAGCAGCATGCGCAGCGTCCGCTGCATCTCCTCGCCCGTCCGCGCGACGAGGAAGTCCCGGCCTGGCTTGAACAGCCCCTCCGCGTCCCACCACGGCGCGCTCACCAGGGGGATGCCACAGGCCAGCGCCTCGAACACCCGAATCGTGGGGATGCCCGGCAGTGCCTCCACATAGGGCCTGCGAGGCACGTGCACGGTGACGCGCGCGCGGGCGAACGCCAGGGGCGCCTCGTGGTTGGGCAGCCAACCCGCGTAGGTGATGCCCGCGTCCTTCAGCGCCTTGCGCGCCGAGTCCGGGTAGCGGACCCCGTGCACCCGGGCCTTGAGGCCCAGCGCCTTCACCGGGCCTAGCAGGAACTCGTGCAGGTCCGCGGTCCGCTCCTCATCTCCCCAATTGCCGCTCCAGACCAGGTCCTCCTGAGGGACCACGAACGTCAGCGGCCTGAAGGCGCGGGTGTCCGCCGCCTCGTGCCACGTCCAGGCGCGGTGCGACCACCCCCGAGCAACATAGAGCTGGCGGATGACCTCACCGAAGGCCAGCACGCCGTCATAATGCTTCAGCTCGTACCGGGCCAACTCCTGGGGAGCGGTGACGCTCCGGTGGTGCGTGTCGTGGAAGAGCAGCCGGAAGCGCCCGCCCCCCGCGCGCAGCTCGCCCAGGCGCTGAACCAGCTCCGGCGTGCTCCACTCGTGGACAATCACCAGATCCGCGCCGTCCACCGCGCTCTCCAGATCCAAGGTGTCCAGCGTGTACCGGTGCGGAGTGACGCGCGGGTAGAGCTCCTTCACCGCCTCCAGCGCCTCCGGCCCCCGCGGCTCGGCCAGCAGGTTCCGCAAGCTCCAGGCCTCGTACGGCTCGTAGACGTGGACATCGTGGCCACGCTCACTCAGCTCCGTGACGATGCCTCGCAGGAAGTGGGCATGCCCGTGGTTCCAGTCGGACAGCAGCGAGTGGCAGAAGAAGAGGACTCTCATGAGGGGAGCTCACAAGGTGGGCTGCCGCCGCGAGGACGGCTCGGGTTGAACGGGATGGCCTCTGCGCATCCGCACGAGCGAGGCGTAGGCAGCGAGGTAGTTGGCGCACATGCGTGCCGGGCCGTACTCGAGCGCCCGGACCCGCGCACACGCGGCCAGCCGAGCCAGCCGCCCGGGCTCACAGCGGAGGCACTCCAGCGCCTCCGTCAGCGCCTCCACGTCCGTCGGAGAGATGAAGATCGCCGCGTCATCCCCCCACACCTCACGCAGGCTGGGAATGTCCCCCAGCACCAGGGCACAGCCCGCGAGCGCGGCCTCCAGCACGGAGAGGCCAAAGGGCTCGTACCGCGCCGGGAGC
Coding sequences:
- a CDS encoding DUF1223 domain-containing protein; the encoded protein is MNAVLFALPLILSAAPARTPVLVELFTSEGCSSCPSADNALARLAQKQPVEGVELIALGFHVDYWDYLGWKDPYSSGEYSERQRRYVLDGDDNRMYTPQMVVDGQRAFVGGEDEARTQAAAAAQRPKVPLRLTARVEGETVVVRVRTEAAPAPGLELWAALAEEGLSSDVKRGENAGKKLSHAAVVRTLATLPPAKASEGSFVSEARLKLAAGWKRDKLRVVAVLQAPGGPVSGVASVEPAAK
- a CDS encoding peroxiredoxin, giving the protein MLKPGDVAPDFTVKDHTGRTHTLSEYRGKSVVLWFYPKADTPGCTAEGCGFRDQRDQYSKKNAVILGISFDTAEENKAFSEKFVFNFPLLCDTDRKVGFAYGACDELQAANARRVGVIIGPDGKVKAYYPKVDARAFPQQALGEL
- a CDS encoding CgeB family protein — its product is MSKGLRIAFFGSSLVSAYWNAAATYYRGIIRALHSRGHQVTFYEPDAYERQKHRDIADPPWARVVVYPAEGTEAVERCLESARGSDVVVKASGVGVFDALLEARVLDLRGPDTQVVFWDVDASTTLERMRKNPGDPFRALIPHYDHILTYGGGEPVVQAYRALGARQCVPIYNALDPSTHHPVARHPRFVGDLAFLGNRLPDREARVEDFFLTAAKLLPQQRFLLGGSGWGDRPLPSNVRYLGHVYTPDHNALNCTPRAVLNISRESMTRFGFSPAMRVFEAAGAAACLITDAWEGIEMFLEPGYEVLVAHHGAGVAELLSELNAEQARCIGEAARRRVLAEHTYSHRALQVEAVLGFTAARRTSLGAQEQVA
- a CDS encoding CgeB family protein, translating into MRVLFFCHSLLSDWNHGHAHFLRGIVTELSERGHDVHVYEPYEAWSLRNLLAEPRGPEALEAVKELYPRVTPHRYTLDTLDLESAVDGADLVIVHEWSTPELVQRLGELRAGGGRFRLLFHDTHHRSVTAPQELARYELKHYDGVLAFGEVIRQLYVARGWSHRAWTWHEAADTRAFRPLTFVVPQEDLVWSGNWGDEERTADLHEFLLGPVKALGLKARVHGVRYPDSARKALKDAGITYAGWLPNHEAPLAFARARVTVHVPRRPYVEALPGIPTIRVFEALACGIPLVSAPWWDAEGLFKPGRDFLVARTGEEMQRTLRMLLADEPLRRELATQGRRRVLARHTCTHRVDELLIICRELGLDTRAAQPLAQERVTA